A stretch of Lactuca sativa cultivar Salinas chromosome 6, Lsat_Salinas_v11, whole genome shotgun sequence DNA encodes these proteins:
- the LOC128126895 gene encoding gibberellin-regulated protein 14-like, with product MADSLLSSIATFHTTKIIVTDPTKFSFTGPILEAMLGCISASSNVLQRYMKRPSVGPRELTPAMIRSIEEADKPAKRGKKPETQKEGPAQPKKQKKPARRLILQSSSDSGSKYVPPKHKNDPSLESERESSDEEASGRGDTPPRSPTPEILVRSNPPSPPPVTIPFSIPPISPITTSQTFTIIPISTPIFTDTTTTTTTTKPHFTVPNPPVTEPPVTTEPPPTSKPLSPTQSTETTPILGGEDSKFDSMYFSPYRVQSDDDDDEPVTKRHLKAVNEKLDQLLSSSSSGAYSEAALKALFSSVDTEHSATLSAAAKVIEASTSQCQQASLAVDASTKECKEATAKVDKLVSKAHLLLDSLQAAAAKNAQTVNASVENLQRSLQS from the exons ATGGCGGATTCTTTGCTCTCATCCATTGCTACCTTTCATACGACAAAAATCATCGTCACTGATCCAACGAAGTTTTCGTTTACTGGACCCATTCTTGAAGCAATGCTCGGTTGTATCTCTGCGTCAAGTAACGTTCTCCAACGGTACATGAAGCGTCCGTCAGTTGGCCCAAGAGAGCTTACGCCAGCTATGATtcgctccattgaagaggctgacaagccagccAAGAGGGGTAAGAAGCCTGAAACACAGAAGGAAGGTCCG GCTCAACCGAAAAAGCAGAAGAAGCCCGCTAGGagacttattcttcaatcctccaGTGATTCGGGTTCAAAATATGTCCCTCCTAAGCACAAGAACGATCCATCTTTAGAATCTGAGAGAGAAAGCTCTGATGAAGAGGCTTCGGGCCGAGGTGATACTCCGCCTCGCTCCCCTACCCCAGAAATTCTAGTTCGCTCTAatcctccttcacctccacctgtaaCCATCCCATTCTCCATCCCTCCTATCTCTCCCATTACCACCTCTCAAACTTTCACTATAATTCCTATCTCcactcccattttcacagataccactacTACGACTACTACCACAAAACCTCACTTTACTGTTCCCaatccacctgtaaccgaaccacctgtcacaaccgaacctccacctacTTCAAAACCATTATCTCCCACACAATCTACTGAAACAACCCCTATTCTAGGAGGTGAGGACTCTAAATTTGATTCCATGTATTTCAGTCCTTACCGAGtgcagagtgatgatgatgacgatgagcctGTTACAAAGCGTCATCTCAAGGCAGTAAACGAAAAGCTTGATCAACTGCTTTCATCCTCTTCCTCTGGTGCTTATTCCGAAGCTGCATTGAAGGCCTTGTTCTCCTCTGTCGACACTGAACACAGTGCCACTTTATCTGCTGCAGCCAAAGTAATCGAAGCCTCTACTTCCCAATGTCAACAAGCCTCTCTTGCTGTTGATGCCTctactaaggagtgcaaggaggcgaccgcaaaagtcgataaactagtctcCAAAGCTCACTTGCTTTTAGATTCCTTGCAGGCTGCTGCTGCCAAAAACGCTCAAACTGTCAATGCTTCAGTAGAGAATCTTCAAAGGTCTCTTCAATCTTAA